In the genome of Bacteroides mediterraneensis, the window GTCGAGATGGTTGGTCGGCTCGTCCAGAATCAGCAGGTCCGGTTCCGTAATCAGCACATTAGCCAGTGCCACCCGCTTCAGCTGTCCACCGGACAAGTGTCCGATTTTCTGGGAAAAGTCGCGGATTTTCAGCTGCGAGAGAATCTGCTTGGCCCGGCGTTCGTAATCCCACGCCTTCTCGTGCTCCATTCGTGCCAGCAGGTCATCCAATCCGGGATTGCCGGGTGTTTCCATGCACCGTTCGTATTCCTTGATCAGTTCCACCGTGGAATTGCCATGATAGAAACATGCCTCGAGCACGGTCAGTTCTTCGGGATATTTCGGGCTCTGTTCCAGATACCCCACGCGCAGGTCACGACGGAAAGTGATTTTCCCTTCGTCATAACCTTCCTTTCCCGCCAGGATATTCAGCAAGGTGGTCTTGCCCGAACCGTTCTTGGCAATCAGTCCGATGCGCTGTCCTTCCGCAATGCCAAAAGATATTTCATTAAAAAGCACCAAGTCGCCGAACGACTTGGTCAGGTTTTCTACTTGTAAATAAGGAGTCATAATTGATTGCTTCTAAAGTCACCGGCAGAAGGCTCAATCCATGGCCGCTTCCACCTCGTTCTTAATCCGTTCGAATTCCGCTTTCAGGTTGCACGGTTGTCCGTTGCGCACCTTGTCCCAAATCAGGGCTACCGGATTCACCCTCACCTTCGAGCCGCCGAACTGCAAGGCCGGATATTCTTTCGGTCCGTCGATGACCGTCACCCATTCCATGCCGTCCATCTCATTGACCAGTATCACACCGAAAGCCATGCCGAATCCTTCCCACGCCTGACGCTGCTTGGGGTTGAAGCGCCCGCTGTCCATCACCTTCTGCAGGTTTGCCAAATCGGCTTCCGTACCCGTGAAGTCCTTGGTCAGCTGCTTCTTGACCGTGGAAACGGCCCAGTCGTAGTCTTCGTTTATCTGGTTGATTTCCAACACCCGCACCGGGATGACGGCTTTCACCGGCTTGTCGGAAGCCCCGCGCACCTTCAACGAAGCCACAATCGCTTCTCCGGCTTTCGGGCTGTCTCCCTTGACCACGGTAAACGAACATTCCACCGAAATCTCGCCCCGTCCGGTCACCCAGATGTGCGTAGTGTACCACACATTGTTTTCCTGAAAGCTCTCGGCCGAATAGACGCAGTCCCAGTTTCCCAGCTTTACTTTCTTGGCTCCGCGCACT includes:
- a CDS encoding DUF3805 domain-containing protein; translation: MKKYISPGAWFSLEYPDNWCEFEDTEDSFLFYNPDKWNGNFRISAYRGEGADYAEACMEDEVREVRGAKKVKLGNWDCVYSAESFQENNVWYTTHIWVTGRGEISVECSFTVVKGDSPKAGEAIVASLKVRGASDKPVKAVIPVRVLEINQINEDYDWAVSTVKKQLTKDFTGTEADLANLQKVMDSGRFNPKQRQAWEGFGMAFGVILVNEMDGMEWVTVIDGPKEYPALQFGGSKVRVNPVALIWDKVRNGQPCNLKAEFERIKNEVEAAMD